A stretch of Treponema vincentii F0403 DNA encodes these proteins:
- a CDS encoding sensor histidine kinase, which produces MVDSFITEQFYWKIMLLSLIKKIFKIESIFIYTALAIFFCTIFFKRASNNLIQKLDTEMLLLQMDPKSIVAGSDSADIFSENPVDFESIALKLRSDYQAFTYFDAPLKKELEAIIQNIQSGNRNTDAIISFQNHIHEVQTRLNLGYDSLLYSALFLIAIAAFIILEKFFKNSMQLEQLKTMQTEQSNFSRDLHDGVAQNLAALNIYLEKEDFSKSKFYAKQALNEIRYMIGSGSIEFTEDFEKIIREICSAFEVNFGIKTNLYVASQKIVALKNTQKTHLIRILQEALSNISRHSDATQVEIKIVDGINDFRFIICDNGKGFEEPEVESKKLKVAVKHYGLTNIKKRAQMIDGSADFINEGGFTIAITVKDSIH; this is translated from the coding sequence ATGGTCGATAGTTTCATTACCGAACAATTTTACTGGAAAATCATGCTGCTAAGTCTTATTAAGAAAATTTTTAAAATCGAGTCGATATTTATCTACACCGCACTCGCAATCTTTTTTTGCACAATCTTTTTTAAGCGGGCAAGCAACAATCTGATTCAGAAACTCGACACGGAAATGTTATTGCTTCAAATGGATCCGAAAAGCATAGTTGCCGGCAGTGATAGCGCTGACATTTTTTCGGAAAATCCTGTAGATTTTGAATCAATTGCCCTTAAACTGAGATCGGACTACCAAGCCTTCACTTATTTTGATGCACCTCTAAAAAAAGAACTTGAAGCAATCATTCAAAACATTCAAAGCGGTAATCGTAACACAGATGCTATTATCAGTTTTCAAAATCACATTCATGAGGTGCAGACAAGGCTGAACCTCGGCTACGACTCTCTTTTATATAGCGCCCTTTTTCTGATTGCGATTGCAGCTTTTATAATCCTTGAAAAATTCTTTAAAAATTCAATGCAGCTCGAACAACTTAAAACAATGCAGACCGAACAGAGTAATTTCAGCCGCGACCTTCACGACGGAGTTGCGCAGAATCTTGCCGCGCTCAATATCTATCTTGAAAAAGAAGATTTTTCAAAATCGAAATTTTACGCAAAACAAGCCCTAAACGAAATTCGTTATATGATCGGCTCCGGAAGTATTGAGTTTACGGAAGATTTTGAAAAAATCATACGCGAGATTTGCAGTGCATTTGAAGTGAATTTCGGAATAAAAACAAATCTATATGTTGCAAGTCAGAAAATAGTTGCACTCAAAAATACGCAAAAGACACACCTCATCAGAATTTTGCAGGAGGCGTTGAGCAATATTTCACGACATTCCGATGCAACACAAGTTGAAATAAAAATTGTGGACGGGATTAATGATTTCCGTTTTATCATCTGCGATAACGGAAAAGGTTTTGAAGAACCCGAAGTTGAAAGCAAGAAGCTAAAAGTTGCTGTAAAGCATTATGGACTTACCAATATCAAAAAGCGTGCCCAAATGATAGACGGCAGTGCGGATTTTATAAATGAAGGAGGTTTTACCATTGCAATCACCGTTAAAGATTCTATTCATTGA
- a CDS encoding response regulator transcription factor encodes MLQNRNPSFSIIGVGTIPEVVKKLNEDKDIKIVVLDLNLDGENSLESVSKIRGVKSDIFILVYTMYNDDIHVEHALLIGVQGFITKEASIDEVEKAILAVGSGNTYYNSVASKVLHTLLPQNKGKHSTHDEKSYLFDNYKSLSKKEQEVFIHLAEGLEVVEIAKLLGKSKKTILNQRTAVYGKMFIRDRHDLIEKAKLLGLLF; translated from the coding sequence ATGCTTCAAAACAGAAATCCGTCATTTTCGATAATCGGCGTCGGAACAATCCCGGAAGTGGTAAAAAAACTTAATGAAGATAAAGATATCAAAATTGTGGTTCTCGATTTAAACCTCGACGGTGAAAACTCGCTTGAATCGGTTTCAAAAATTAGAGGCGTGAAATCTGATATTTTCATTTTGGTTTACACTATGTACAATGATGATATTCACGTAGAACATGCACTTTTGATCGGCGTTCAAGGTTTTATTACAAAAGAAGCCTCGATTGATGAAGTTGAAAAAGCAATCCTTGCCGTAGGTTCAGGGAACACGTATTACAATAGCGTTGCAAGCAAAGTTTTGCACACTCTTTTACCGCAGAACAAAGGTAAGCACAGCACTCATGACGAAAAAAGTTATCTTTTTGATAATTACAAAAGTCTTTCAAAAAAAGAGCAAGAAGTTTTCATTCATCTTGCTGAAGGTCTTGAGGTAGTTGAAATTGCAAAACTGCTCGGAAAATCGAAAAAAACAATCTTAAATCAGCGGACTGCTGTTTACGGAAAAATGTTTATTCGCGATCGGCATGATTTGATTGAAAAAGCAAAACTTTTAGGGCTGCTATTTTAA
- a CDS encoding type II toxin-antitoxin system VapB family antitoxin: MRTNIVIDDTLMIEALNVSGYKTKRETVEEALKLLITLKNQASIRNFRGRLLWDGDLEKMRLDK; this comes from the coding sequence ATGAGAACGAATATTGTTATTGATGATACATTAATGATTGAGGCTTTGAATGTTTCCGGTTATAAAACCAAAAGAGAAACAGTTGAAGAAGCTTTAAAACTTTTAATCACATTGAAAAATCAGGCGAGCATAAGAAATTTCCGAGGAAGACTATTGTGGGATGGCGATTTGGAAAAAATGAGGCTTGATAAATGA
- the vapC gene encoding type II toxin-antitoxin system VapC family toxin, protein MIVADTSVWIDYVKGIDASHTNILDHELIYNRVVTGDIIITEFLQGFKNDREYLIAKQIMDNLEYRDFLGKEIAIQAANNYRKLRKQGITVRKTIDVIIATFCIENRFPLIHNDRDFDPMEEILGLIVKK, encoded by the coding sequence ATGATTGTCGCAGATACATCAGTTTGGATTGATTATGTAAAGGGGATTGATGCGTCACATACCAATATTTTAGATCATGAATTAATCTATAACAGGGTAGTAACCGGGGATATAATAATAACCGAGTTTTTACAAGGTTTTAAAAACGATAGAGAATACCTCATCGCAAAGCAAATTATGGATAATCTGGAATACAGAGATTTTCTGGGAAAAGAAATTGCAATACAAGCTGCAAATAATTATAGGAAATTAAGAAAGCAGGGCATCACGGTAAGAAAAACAATAGATGTTATCATTGCAACATTTTGTATAGAAAATAGATTTCCATTAATACACAATGACAGAGATTTTGATCCAATGGAAGAAATTTTAGGCTTGATTGTTAAAAAGTAA
- the relB gene encoding type II toxin-antitoxin system RelB family antitoxin, translating to MLALRLKPELENRLANLAEKTGRTKTFYAIKAIEQQLDDMEDYYLAEQPYNDWIVEGKNIFF from the coding sequence ATGCTGGCATTAAGATTAAAACCCGAACTCGAAAACAGACTTGCAAATCTTGCTGAAAAAACAGGTAGAACGAAAACATTTTACGCTATAAAAGCAATTGAGCAGCAGCTTGACGATATGGAAGATTATTACCTTGCCGAACAACCTTACAATGACTGGATTGTAGAAGGGAAAAACATATTCTTTTGA
- a CDS encoding DUF2281 domain-containing protein, with product MPYTVLEKEIATLPHAAISEVVDFIRLIKLKFPEEDAVSEKKSLFGVWKNEPFYMSPDFDEPLEYFVGIIQ from the coding sequence ATGCCTTACACAGTTTTAGAAAAAGAAATTGCAACGCTTCCTCATGCTGCAATAAGTGAAGTTGTTGATTTTATCCGCTTGATAAAATTGAAATTTCCTGAGGAGGATGCTGTTTCTGAAAAAAAATCTCTTTTTGGCGTTTGGAAAAATGAACCTTTTTATATGTCTCCGGATTTTGATGAGCCGCTCGAATATTTTGTTGGAATAATACAATGA
- a CDS encoding DUF2992 family protein, with protein sequence MDDFTITTVYFDGQFWCAFIQKQINGMFYSGRYVFGAEPTNPQLIQWMLNDFSYVPLYKTSAYQKVRIKDVVKSNSKPKSLDQYKEAQKEYLIQKKMSMRKETKAIRTDKYKHKKPKKAKG encoded by the coding sequence ATGGACGACTTTACAATTACAACAGTATATTTTGATGGACAATTTTGGTGTGCATTCATTCAAAAACAGATAAATGGAATGTTTTATTCCGGTCGTTATGTGTTTGGTGCCGAACCGACAAATCCGCAGCTTATACAATGGATGTTGAATGATTTTTCGTATGTTCCGCTGTATAAAACGTCCGCGTATCAAAAAGTCCGTATAAAAGATGTTGTGAAAAGCAATAGTAAACCAAAATCTTTGGATCAATATAAAGAGGCGCAAAAAGAATACCTTATACAGAAAAAAATGAGTATGCGCAAAGAAACCAAAGCAATAAGGACAGATAAGTATAAACATAAAAAACCAAAGAAAGCAAAAGGATAA